The DNA segment AATATGGCAATCCCCGTCGGCTCTTTGGGTTCGGTTATTATGTGGTAAATACAGAAAGGATAAAGTCTTTGGGGGCCCAAGAGAGAGAGCTCTGAATAGTTCCTTCTTATGGAAAGGGGTGAATGTTGTGTTCTTagagttttgctctgggattggttggTCGGTGGGAAATGGAAGATCTATTAGCTTTTGGAAAGATGCCTGGCTGGGGCCGAAGCCTTTATTAGAGGAGTGTTCTTCTCTTCCGCCCCTGGAGGTCCATgattggaggattgctgataTGGTGGACTCAGAgggggattggatttggtctaacTTTGAGGCTTACCTGAATCTGGAAACACTCCTAAAAATTCGGGGAGTTAAGGTGAGTAGTGATAAGGAAGATGGGGATTTTCGATGTTGGTCCCTTACGAACAACGGGGcctattcttgtaaatctgcgTTTGAGGCTTTCTTTATAAACTTGGAATCTCCTCCTTCTGTCACTTGGAAGAACATTTGGGCCCTGAAAGTTCCAtatcgcattaggagtttcctgtggctgggtaCTAAAGACAGGTTACTCACGAACGTTGAAAGAAAAAGACGTCATTTAGTGGAGGTTGATACTTGTAGTAGATGTAGAGTTCAGGCTGAAACTACCTGCCACTCTCTCAAAGACTGTGAGAAGAGTATAAATGTGTGGAAGGAAATTCTCCCGAGCCATTTACTTCCTAATTTCTTGGCCTATCCGGGTAGTGATTGGTTTATAGATGGGGTTAAGGGTTTGTTATTACCTGAGCTGGAGCATGGCAATACCCTCTTTGCTGTTGTGTGTCACCAGCTTTGGCAGTGGAGAAATGTTGATATTTTTAGAGAATGAGCAATCATCTTTCCTAATTTACTTGCTTTTTTCTCTAGAAAaattaatactattattaaGAGCTTTAAAGATGAATACTTATCTAATACTTTCCAGAGGAATGTGACCCATTTGGTGGGGTGGAGCAGACCTGGAGAAGGGACTGTGAAATTGAATATTGATGGCTCTTGTTTGTTGAATGGCAGAATCGCAGCGGGTGGAGCCTTGAGAGACGCGGGAAGTGATTGGGTGCCTGGCTTTGCTCAGAACCTGGGAGTGGGATCTTCCTTCACTGCTGAGCTCTGGGAAATCTTCTCCAGGCTTAGACTCGCCAAAAGTCTGGGCTTAAAAAATCTTCTGGTAGAATCTGACAACCTTGAAGCggttaaaattatctctgaTAATAAGGCGTTATGTTTGAGTAACCTTAATTTAGTAAAAGGAATTAAaaggttatgttcttccttcgACACCATCAACTTTGGGCATGTCTTTAGGGAGCAGAATAGGGTTGCTGATCGCCTTGCGGCTGAGGGCCATGCAAGATTACTTGGTGTCTCTACCTTCTAGAATCCTCCGGATTTCCTTTTCTCTCTACTTTCTGATGACcgggttggggttagctttccctgGCTAATCCCGGGATagtttttttggtttttgtttttttctttcctttgcctaccaaaaaaaatttattactactaatttttttaatattcaatataaattattttgggaaaaacaataaaaacgtgaaaaaaattaaaacacaaaaaacaaaaagacaCATGAAAACATAAACTAACTAGTTTGATTATTAAATACTTAATATGTACAATTATGATTTCCCGAATGATCATTATGTCAAATTGAAAGATCAGAAACTCAATCAACACGGTCGTAAAGATCAAAAGGCTTAAAAATGCACTTCTCCTAAATTAATTCTTGAACTTACATGAAGTGTAAAATGAATATCAATCGATGTGAAAAATTTtggaattaaagaaaaatagttCTGAAATAGCTATTCCTAATTGTGGAATACAAATTCAGAAATAAACTAAATGGTTGAATGTGAATTTTATTGGAATAACTAAGCTATTCCTAGTCTATTTTAGGAAACAAACAAACACCTAAGCATTCTCCTAATATTGAAATAATAGATAAACCGGAAGTAGtaagtaaaagaaaatagataTAATATGAACAAAATCATCCTCTTTACACACTCTGGTAACAGAAAGCTATTTGCAGGATGAGGATAAGTTTGTagaaaagcaaattgatctttcATAACTATGGACTTAACTAAAAGGGCTCAAAAAAAGgttgttaaaggtaaaatttaGTTAACAAACATTTGTCAGCAGAAAAACATGGAATCCACAACATCCTTGTGCAATCTGGGCAGCTCAGGAACCTGTCCTGATGAGGTTTCAGACAAATCCTCAAACTTCAGAAACTGCCCCATCTGTTTAGCAGCAAGATGGGCATAATGTACTGGAGCCGCTGTTCCAAATAAAACAAAGGTAGGATTAAATTTACCTTTTtataaattttcttttattaaagaCAGAAAGTGAAATTACCAATTGAGATAGCAGTGGTACTCCTCTGGTACCTGTGAAATAATTCAAAAATCAGATTATTTACATCTCAAATAATGGAATGGATTACAGGGAATCAGGATTTGAAAGTTTACACATATGAGAGAGAATGGACAAAATTTTGCAGGTCATCAGGAGAGAAACCAATCTCATCAAGCAACACATGGTAGTGTGCAGGCCTTGAAGTTCCAGCCTATCAGAAAGGAGGAAAAATAATTACACGAGAGCTGTGAATAAGAAAATCAAGGATATATAGCAGCAAGATAACCAAGTGCAAGACCCAAACTTAATATGTGGATTTCGACTTGCTACAATTTAACTTGTAGCATCTTTCTTAGTATGGCAAAACGCATATTTGATCCTTGTACTTGGCTCAATGTATATGTAAAATTTAATCCTCAACTTCATTTTTATAACAGTTAGCCACTACTTTCCGATGGTCAATGACGGACCATAAAGTGGAGAGTAGCATAAGCACCATTAAGATTTAATTATTCGCACACATCATCTACTTTTCTCCACATTAGAAGGTTGGAGTTGCAATTTAATCCATCGACAACAGCCAATCGATATAAATAAGCAAATCATTATATTTTTCATCGTTGTCCTCTGAATATGGGTTTGAGGGTAACAATTTAACCAACATGAAAACACACTTCAATTGTGCATAATTTACACCCTTCACTTTTTCGTCTGTCAAGTACCATTTCTGTCCAAATCGAAAAGTAAAGCAACTATGACCAAATTAAAGTTCAAGGACCAATGTACACACTGAGCCAAATTGTTTTAATCCAAGAAACTGAAAGATGGTACTGCGATAGACATTCATGAGATGATATATTGATCTCTACTTGTCAATTAACACAAACGGGCACAAACACATGTACATATGTAGACTTACTAAAATCCCTGGATGAGCACACATATAAAAGTCATAGTTTGTAGGATGCACAATCTTCGTATCCACAACTGTTCCtggagaaagagagagagagagtcacTACAGTTCACAACATGAAAAgcataaataaatatgaaacaGCATTAAGAACTAGCTAACCAGGAGGAATATTTTCAGGGCCACTAGCTCGAAACAGCTTCGTTCGGTGATTTTTTTGAGCAACAATTACAGTAAACTTGGGAATGTCAACCCCACCAAGATGCTGATATGCCTATAAACCAAAAATCTACTAACTTCAAGACAATGATAATCAAAAAGTACACTAATATCCCTTATTAGCAGGCTATAAGGAAAAACAACTATACAATGCAATGCTTGATTGCAAATTTTAACCATCAAGCATTTTGAACTCTACTAGGGTAGCTAGGATTTAAAGTTGCATTGGCATTCCCAGACATCATGATGTACATGGTATTCAGCACTAATGATTTCTGTGAGCCAGAAGGATGAAATCAAAACGACATGCAATAAAAATCAGTAAAGCACTCGAAATTTCTTTTGATCGCATATCATAGTGGAACCTTTATAATCTGCTGCACTTCGATGTTCAAAACCTGATTAAACTGGGAGTCACTCACTCCATCCCTGAAAGAAAATCCAAAATTATCAACCATATAAAAAGAACCATATAGTTGACCATAATAAtaatgagaaaagaaaaaaaaaagattcacATCATTGTCTAACAACAGCACTAACTTAGCATTATATGCAATGCTTACAAGTTCCAACAGAATATCGTTTATAATTCTAATAGAGCAAGAAATTTCTATTTGCCTTATCAGAACACTTATATATATTGAGTGCAACAATGAaaagctatgttgcacggaaacttcTACTAGCGTTTCTGTGTTTCGTGTCCGTTCCAGAAATGGAAACTCCTGGAAACCAGTACGACACATTGCCAAGCACGTTTATGTAAATATTCAAAATAGGAAACACGTTTCTTGTTTAGGAAACTGTTTCCGCAGGCAAATACAATCCAATTCCAATTCTAACTATGATTCTAGCTAATTGAAACTTCCTCTTTAGCTAGAACTTCTTAATTAAGGATAATTTCGATTCTATAATTTCTAATTACTTCTATTTTCTGCTCACTGTTGTAATCATTTGTAAGTcaaattttcattattattatactatcaatatttataaatgtgtccctatatttttaatatttacaggTTTCCACCACATTTTTACtatgttttttagaaataacgtttccccATCTGTTTCCGTGCAACTTAGATGGAAAGCATATCAACAGCATTCTAATTATGACAAAAGGATCTAATACCACAATGAATACACACAAAAGAATCCTAATCTTGTTGCTAAACCTAAATAATCATCAAGACTGATAAATATGAGCCTCTTATTTACCCTTTGTAATTAATCTTACAGTAAGCAtaattattttgtaattataCTCTAATTCTTCCATGTAAAGAAAGCTGCACAGACTAAATTTTTGTTCGTGGAACCTGCTTATGGTATCGAAACCATGCTTGGACATGCATggcggagattaatataagatctacgattgggccttaactttcagctcgagcttttagttcaatcggttccatgacatggtatcagagcctcttggaccaaacggtcgagtgTTTGAGTCccgacaacctcattaatttgtggaattaaaaacacatgacgGGATgagcctgtgttgtgcacgctgcaaaCCCAAGGGGCATTTGCATGTGGGGGTGTgacggagattaatataagatctacgattaggccttaactatcagctcgagtttttagttcaatcggttccatgacaatgCACTCTATATCATCTCTCTGAATGCATGCATGATTATTTGAAGGGTGTTTCTGCGAGATTTTGGTGAGATTGGTGTTATTAGGAATAGGATTTAATGTACGAAGAGAAGTTTCAAGAACAAATTATTAAAGCTAAGGAAATACCACCTCAAAATGATCAAAGGCCTGAAATGAAAGCATGACAATACAAGAGATTCTTTCCAACTTATACCAATTAATTAGACTGGTATTCCACAATAACAAAAATGGAGAGACGAGCAGTACAATCAGGCATTATATCAATGCCCTTACAAATTCACTGTCAAGTATTCATTAGGAGTCACAATGGAGCGACAATTCTTCATCCCCTACACAGAGTGGAGCGAGGATTTGGAAAAGGGAGGGAGCAATCGCTAAGGCTAGTGCAAAGGGAGTAGTCAGTGTACTTTATTTTGTTTACTTGTCCTAATTGGAGAAATATGCTGCCATTAGTTAGTTGTCAGATTATGTAGTCCTGTAACTTTGGTTCTTTTAGCTGTGTTTGATTCATAATGTACTAATTCCTTTGTTGAATGAGATAATTTGTTCACTCTTTTTTAACTAAAATGAAAAGGATCAACAAGAAAAACTAGAGTGCCTCCTCACCTGTCAGCCATTATTGCACGCAATGTTCCAGATCAAATACTTCAGAGCATATcacaaatatttaaatattcTTTATATTGGAAATATAATAGAGTCCAACTATTGAGATACTACCAAGGTGAAATCCCATTAAAGCACCAGCCTAATAGAGAAAACAAGACAAAGACCCACCCTAGtgctttttttctatttttcctgTGTTCTATAAATTTTAACCTGCAAATGAACCTTTTTAAATGATGTCATTTTTTAATTCAACAAAATGAATAATAAATCAGGATTAAACAGTGATACCTGaagataataatttgttttggttTGTGGCCATTGCTGGTCTGATAGAACTCCAATAGAAGCTCACTGTAGAAGGGAATAATTGTATGCTTTAaccaaaataaaagaataattaaACCTAAAtgttaaagcaaaaaaaaaatcatacttCTTTTCCAACATTAAATTGAGAATAACATCATGTTAGAAATTAAGATCTCTTGGTAAAACCACTTCATACATGTACTAAGCACTATAAATGTACCAATGACTGATGCTGATATTTACAGTAcaaaagagagagaagaggggAAAGAAGCATAATATACCAGAAAAttcatcttgaatattatttCTTAAAGACAAGAAGACCAAATGCTTCATCTTGAGTTGCAAGTAGATGAAAGAGATGAAAGAATGACAAATTGCATATAAATTGACAAGCAGTCATGCTATTATAATACAAGTAACCGATAACAAATATCTTCCAATAATATATCACACTTGCAACGGATATGAGGATGCATCAACATATATATGATTAACAGATGAACCATTACAAATAGCTATAAGGATTCCATCTTCACTAGAATACCTCATGATGCCATCATCAGTCCCATCAGATAAAGGCTTATATAGAGCATCAATCATCTCCAGCTTAGGAGACTGGGTTCTCACAGATGCTCTATACCTTGATATAAGAGGCCATTGTCGAGATCCAACAACCTGAAAGATTTAGCATAACTAATAGCTATGTGAAAATCACTATTCAGCTTCAGCACAATATAATTAAACACGCTCACTGAAATACTTATATTCCGATCAACTTTACCGCAGCCACTGATGGGACATCTGAACAACCAGGAGAgccatgagagacatccattcCCAAAATCATTGTTGGAATTTCTGTTACGAGAGGGATATTTTTGGAATGCTCAATTGCCAACAAAGAATTTATTCCTCCTAGCTATAATGAAAAGATAATCACAAGCTAACATCAGATCTGAACTGAAAATGGATAAATCAAAAACATATATGGATAATATAAGCTTCTATTTAATACCTTAGAATTGATCTTAAGAAGTACATTAGTAAGATACTGATCAGTAATCTTTAATGGAGAAATGCATTGGGTGGCGATGCCAAATTCACTTAGACATTCCTTCTTCCATGGTCCTGGAAAGTGCATGAACATATGGTAGCTAAGCAAACCATGTAAAATCTATGAAATGTTAAAATAAGAGAGGTCTAAGAAATGAAATGGATTCCTACCATAGATATCGGAGTTTTTCCTCTCTGCCAAGACACACAAAATAAATCGGGGAGCAGTTGGAAACTTAGTTCTTATCCGCTCAAACATCTTTTCTACTCTAGTAAAAGGACTGGCTTTTGCAGATTGTGGTTCCTCCTCAACTAAGGAATATGGGCGTTCAATTTGCTTCATGGATGAACACATAATATATGAGAGGTGGGGAGAATTAACAAATTCAAGCTTGAACATAACAAAGGATTCATAATTATAGAAACATATTCTACAACATACAATGCCCTTTCTCCTTCCACAGTCAATAAGATCACGGGAGATCTTACTAGTATCACAACGTGCAGAAAAGTTGACAACAGCCCAATTGTGAATTTTAGCAGTTTTCCAAAGGGTCTGCAATAGCAAAAGACCAGCAATGGCAGCTCAGCAAACATTACCCAAAAAAGAAGATCAATTCTATCAGCTATACTTGGTCAAAAAAGGGCACAGGAAGACACTACTTCAAAGAGACAAGGCAAGTGATAACTATTAATAGTCACACCAAAATAAAAGAGCACCTTGTTATTGAAGTTCCATCGTCCATTTCGCGGAACACAATCCTCACTATTCCCAACCTTCAACTGTATACAATACAAAAACAAATTATCATCAATTTAAACTCGGCAGTTACCCGGAAGCACCTTAAAAtgggaaaaaaaatgaaataaaaagataaGAGGCAGAGCTATTATTCACTTTTGGAGTCTCAAGTACACGACCATCAACATGTGTCATCTGTTTTTCTATAGAAACACCACATGAAGAAAGCACAGGATCATCATCGTAACGGTAGTTCCTCATAGCCTACAAGATATATCATGCCTATTAAggacacaaaaacaaaagaacacaaacaaagtaaaatgaATCCTTACATCAgtcacaatttttattttatcttgtgGCTTTTGTCGAGATTTTTCAACCAATGATGCTCTTTGCAGTGATGACAGAGCTTTTGTATAACGTTGGAGAGAAACAAGTGAACAAAGCTGCCatacaaggaaaaccaaaggaaGGAAATGAAACAACTTTAAGCAGAAGAAATTGTAAAAAGAAAATGCCAAAAAGTTAAGATTGCAGACCTCTAGCGGCAAATAGTTTGGTCGCTTAGGTTTGCCAACATCAAGACAAGGCAGGTATGTAGAATAGGTTAATTCTATTCCACAGTGCTTACTGAAGTAATCAGAGACAGCTATATCAACAGTCTGTGGCTCACCATTCACACCCTCAGTGTTTTTCACTTTCATAGGAAAACTACAACAATACAGTTAGGTTTATCCATTAGAACACGAAAAGGAAgtgagaaagaaaagaaagaaaaggaacaagtgGGAGAGAAGCACAAACTATTGCTGATTGCATGGCTTCTCAGTCAAACCTAAGATTTTATATTCCATGTTCCTGTGCCTAGTCTTAACCCTCAaatttttcaacatttttttgGCCTGTACATGTATACAAGCTAGAAATTTCAACAAAAGATAACTGAACTACAATTACTGGTATGAATTTCAGTAATTTAATTACCTTAACCCAGTCAATATAGCGACTTTCACGTACATTCTGATTAGCTTTTAGAAAATCAATCACTGGTCCAGGGGTTAGTATCATTGTTGTTGATACATCTGCAGGCCACAATAAAAGGGAAAAGAATGTGATGACatcaataaaaaggaaataagtGAACAAAATAATTCTGAGTGTAAACAACAATATACAGTTACATTGCATTCAGAGCAAGGCCCAATCCCCAAAATAACTACAAGTCATGGTGTTTGTTGAACAAAGCTAATACCCATATTAAGAGATAAGCCACCCTGAGTGGTACGGAAGCTGGAATGGAATCCCTGAACACCGGTTGCACCCCCACCCACTTCAATGAAGTTCCTAGAGTCATCATGGAAGAACGATTGTCTTACCAAAAGGCAGCCCCTGTGCCATGATTCAAGAAATTCAGACCAAACCATGACTTGTATGTATGTCattatgtgtgtgtgtgtgcacgCGTGCGTATGCGTGTGTATAGAGTCCATAGCACCTGTTAGCAGCCTGCTGCCTCAAGACAATATCCAGCACTCTCAGAGCATCTTGAGAAATGTTCTCCACCTCAACTCCTCTGAGAGCATGAGCAATGGGCTTGAAGGGGATTTTAGCAGCATAGCTAATTTCTATTATAAAAATCTTTGACTGAAAAGAACATTTTGATCTCTTAGTTATTCCAGCAGGACTTCCATCGCCA comes from the Euphorbia lathyris chromosome 5, ddEupLath1.1, whole genome shotgun sequence genome and includes:
- the LOC136230445 gene encoding protein argonaute 16 — encoded protein: MEKEVGGSPPPPKPTNVKPKVDVPNHSLISRNGFGTSGHHIPLLSNHFKVSVNVPDAVFYHYNVSITSDDKRVIEGKRIGRKLIDRLYQTYSSEFCGKQFAYDGEKSLYTVGPLPQNKMEFSVVLEEAFAKHENGDPGGDGSPAGITKRSKCSFQSKIFIIEISYAAKIPFKPIAHALRGVEVENISQDALRVLDIVLRQQAANRGCLLVRQSFFHDDSRNFIEVGGGATGVQGFHSSFRTTQGGLSLNMDVSTTMILTPGPVIDFLKANQNVRESRYIDWVKAKKMLKNLRVKTRHRNMEYKILGLTEKPCNQQYFPMKVKNTEGVNGEPQTVDIAVSDYFSKHCGIELTYSTYLPCLDVGKPKRPNYLPLELCSLVSLQRYTKALSSLQRASLVEKSRQKPQDKIKIVTDAMRNYRYDDDPVLSSCGVSIEKQMTHVDGRVLETPKLKVGNSEDCVPRNGRWNFNNKTLWKTAKIHNWAVVNFSARCDTSKISRDLIDCGRRKGIQIERPYSLVEEEPQSAKASPFTRVEKMFERIRTKFPTAPRFILCVLAERKNSDIYGPWKKECLSEFGIATQCISPLKITDQYLTNVLLKINSKLGGINSLLAIEHSKNIPLVTEIPTMILGMDVSHGSPGCSDVPSVAAVVGSRQWPLISRYRASVRTQSPKLEMIDALYKPLSDGTDDGIMSELLLEFYQTSNGHKPKQIIIFRDGVSDSQFNQVLNIEVQQIIKAYQHLGGVDIPKFTVIVAQKNHRTKLFRASGPENIPPGTVVDTKIVHPTNYDFYMCAHPGILAGTSRPAHYHVLLDEIGFSPDDLQNFVHSLSYVYQRSTTAISIAAPVHYAHLAAKQMGQFLKFEDLSETSSGQVPELPRLHKDVVDSMFFC